One Pichia kudriavzevii chromosome 3, complete sequence genomic window carries:
- a CDS encoding uncharacterized protein (PKUD0C08990; Pfam Domains: UQ_con(9.8e-47)), whose translation MSAAAILAKELKELSKNPTYHISLDNDSIFDWTLGMYIINPESPWNHYYLSAKINFPQNYPFSPPSFRFSPPIFHPNVYSDGRVCISILHEAGTQYQDEPSNENWSPAQCVESVIMSIVSILDDPNILSPANVDASKLWRDHREEYKDKIRKKAEQSRISIPEDFVIPDDKVAISASPVSQEEEDDWFFEDDSDDDEDQMSYEEDEAEMSEDYDDVEEDDK comes from the coding sequence ATGTCAGCGGCAGCCATTTTAGCCAAGGAGCTCAAGGAGCTTTCGAAAAACCCTACCTACCACATCTCTCTCGATAACGACAGTATCTTTGACTGGACACTGGGGATGTACATCATCAACCCAGAGTCTCCCTGGAACCATTACTATCTCTCTGCGAAGATAAACTTCCCGCAAAACTATCCCTTCTCTCCACCTTCGTTTAGGTTTTCTCCTCCTATTTTCCATCCCAATGTTTACTCCGATGGTCGGGTATGTATCTCGATTTTACATGAAGCCGGTACCCAGTATCAAGACGAACCCTCAAATGAAAACTGGTCGCCAGCCCAGTGTGTAGAGAGTGTCATTATGAGTATCGTGTCCATCTTGGACGATCCAAACATTCTTTCACCGGCCAACGTTGACGCCAGTAAATTGTGGAGAGACCATAGAGAAGAGTATAAAGACAAGATACGCAAAAAGGCAGAACAGTCACGAATAAGCATACCTGAGGACTTTGTCATTCCTGACGACAAGGTGGCAATCTCTGCTTCCCCAGTTTCTCAAGAGGAGGAGGACGACTGGTTCTTTGAAGACGATTCCGACGACGACGAGGATCAAATGTCCTACGAGGAAGACGAGGCCGAAATGAGTGAAGATTACGACGACGTGGAGGAAGACGACAAATAA
- a CDS encoding uncharacterized protein (PKUD0C09010; similar to Saccharomyces cerevisiae YPL266W (DIM1); ancestral locus Anc_6.1) gives MGKVAKKSFHGNKPDPSGSSQINKVFKFNTDLGQHILKNPLIAQGIVDKAEIKPSDVVLEIGPGTGNLTVRILEQARKVYAVEVDPKMAAELTKRVQGTPLEKKLEIIMGDFMKIKDLPYFDVCISNTPYQISSGIVFRILEMPRPPRIAVLMFQREFALNLTARPGDTLYNRLSANAQMWSNVKHVMKVGKNNFRPPPKVESSVVKIEPKIPKPNIDYNEWDGLLRFCFNRKNKTLGAIFRNSKILEILEKNYKAYLQYLGEQRGEMLYEDDADYSTIVKQSVEKVFAETGFGEKRSAKLDQTDFLKLLYAFHQVGIHFA, from the coding sequence ATGGGTAAAGttgcaaagaaatcattTCATGGTAATAAACCAGATCCTTCGGGAAGTTCCCAAATAAACAAggttttcaagttcaacaCTGACCTTGGTCAGCATATTTTAAAGAATCCACTCATTGCACAAGGTATTGTTGATAAAGCAGAAATTAAACCATCCGATGTTGTCCTTGAAATCGGTCCAGGTACTGGTAACTTAACTGTCCGTATCTTAGAACaagcaagaaaagtttACGCTGTAGAAGTTGATCCTAAAATGGCAGCCGAATTAACCAAGCGTGTTCAAGGAACACCGCTGGAAaagaaacttgaaattaTCATGGGCGATtttatgaaaatcaaagatttacCATATTTTGATGTCTGCATTTCCAACACCCCTTACCAGATCTCCTCTGGAATTGTTTTCAGAATTTTAGAAATGCCTAGACCACCCAGAATTGCTGTGTTGATGTTTCAACGAGAGTTTGCATTGAATCTAACTGCTAGGCCAGGTGACACATTGTACAATCGTTTATCAGCAAATGCCCAAATGTGGTCTAATGTTAAACATGTGATGAAGgttggaaaaaacaatttcagACCACCTCCAAAAGTTGAATCCAGTGTGGTCAAAATTGAACCAAAAATACCAAAGCCAAACATCGATTACAATGAATGGGATGGGCTATTAcgtttttgtttcaacagaaaaaataagaCTTTAGGTGCAATTTTTAGAAATAGTAAAATCTTAGAAATTCTAGAGAAGAACTATAAGGCGTACCTTCAATACTTGGGCGAACAAAGAGGGGAAATGTtatatgaagatgatgcGGATTATTCCACCATTGTTAAGCAGAGTGTGGAGAAAGTATTTGCAGAGACCGGTTTTGGTGAAAAGAGATCAGCAAAATTAGATCAAACTGATTTCCTAAAACTATTATATGCGTTCCATCAAGTTGGTATTCATTTTGCATAG
- a CDS encoding uncharacterized protein (PKUD0C09000; similar to Saccharomyces cerevisiae YPL263C (KEL3); ancestral locus Anc_6.10) yields the protein MAKKDKKNKEAKKALKAAKAEKKAAKGDSKLKKLSKKAGDDIEDDVDIDTLLAQLAEEQAQFEAVHVSTIDKPIKRTNATLVAAPMAQRRELFLFGGETANNQGIVHFHNDLNVYSPDSDTWRRYVSKNSPLARSSHAMCFHPSGIMVLHGGEFSSPKQSTFHHYSDTWILDVESKEWAKVEEKRGPSGRSGARMAVWKNYVILSGGFRDLGSHTTYLNDLWLFDVMSYKWTQVEFPQTMSMPDPRSGHSFICYNDECVLYGGYTKVKAGKGLQKGKVLTDTWTLKMKSDIKSLRWERKRKQGWQPSPRVGCSMQLHKGRGFLFGGVYDLDETEETLSSEFYNTLLSYNCETNRWFNLKLKPRKKREVVKKEKINRDKELEDILNEILKNANLNDDDDGEVEADSTKNSIGEDDEEEEHKKKEYPIRAQYPHERFNAHTCVMDDIFYIYGGVWEDGEIECNLDSFYAIDISKLDGVTIFWEDLSEIDAATAEFEDEFEDDEDEDDEDDDEGDEETDQKLIAEDEDEEEDEEDAEDVEPAIPDERPWLPHPKAFESLRNFYVRTGAEFLKWVIDQNRDSRGKDLKTKAFELAETRWWERREAVQAEEEELEESGVEQVIEKDFSKATKRR from the coding sequence ATGGCTAAAAAggacaagaaaaacaaagaggcAAAGAAAGCGTTGAAGGCTGCCAAGGCTGAGAAAAAGGCTGCCAAGGGTGATTCCAAACTGAAGAAACTATCGAAAAAGGCAGGTGacgatattgaagatgatgtcGATATTGATACCTTGTTAGCGCAACTGGCAGAAGAGCAAGCTCAATTCGAAGCGGTACATGTGTCGACAATTGACAAACCCATCAAGAGGACGAATGCGACCCTTGTAGCTGCTCCAATGGCCCAGCGCCGGGAgctgtttttatttggtgGTGAAACAGCAAATAACCAAGGTATCGTGCATTTCCATAATGATTTGAACGTATATTCGCCTGATAGTGACACTTGGAGGAGATATGTTAGTAAAAATTCTCCATTGGCAAGATCGTCCCATGCAATGTGTTTCCATCCTTCGGGTATCATGGTTTTACATGGTGGtgaattttcttctccaaaaCAGTCCACCTTCCACCATTACTCGGATACTTGGATCTTGGACGTCGAGTCTAAGGAATGGGCTAAAGTGGAGGAAAAGAGGGGCCCAAGTGGAAGATCGGGTGCTAGAATGGCTGTTTGGAAGAACTATGTTATTCTTTCGGGCGGTTTCAGAGACCTGGGTTCCCACACAACTTACCTGAATGATCTATGGTTGTTTGACGTAATGAGTTATAAATGGACCCAAGTTGAATTCCCGCAAACCATGAGTATGCCAGATCCAAGATCTGGCCACTCCTTCATCTGTTACAATGATGAGTGCGTCCTTTATGGTGGCTATACAAAGGTGAAGGCAGGTAAAGGGTTACAGAAAGGTAAGGTTTTAACTGACACATGgactttgaagatgaagtcGGATATCAAATCCTTAAGATGggagagaaagaggaaGCAAGGGTGGCAGCCATCTCCAAGAGTTGGGTGTTCCATGCAGCTGCACAAAGGCAGAGGTTTCCTCTTTGGTGGTGTGTATGACTTGGATGAAACTGAAGAGACTCTAAGCTCTGAATTTTATAATACACTTCTAAGTTATAACTGTGAGACTAATAGATGgttcaatttgaaattaaaaccTCGTAAGAAGAGGGAGGTTgttaaaaaggaaaaaatcaataggGACAAAGAACTGGAGGACAttttaaatgaaattttgaagaatgcTAATTTgaatgacgatgatgacgGGGAGGTGGAAGCAGATTCTACCAAAAACTCCATTGGAGAAGATgacgaggaagaagagcacaaaaagaaggagtATCCTATTAGAGCGCAGTACCCACACGAAAGATTCAATGCTCATACTTGTGTTATGGACGATATCTTCTACATTTACGGTGGTGTTTGGGAAGATGGGGAGATTGAGTGCAATTTAGACTCTTTCTATGCAATTGATATATCTAAACTTGATGGAGTTACTATATTTTGGGAAGACTTATCTGAAATCGATGCAGCAACTGCAGAATTCgaagatgaatttgaagacgatgaagacgaggacgatgaagatgacgatgaaggggatgaagaaactgatCAGAAGCTAATTGCAGAAGACGAGGACGAAGAAGAGGACGAAGAGGATGCAGAAGATGTCGAGCCTGCTATCCCTGATGAAAGGCCATGGCTTCCACATCCTAAAGCTTTTGAGTCTTTGCGTAATTTCTATGTGAGAACAGGTGCCGAATTCTTGAAGTGGGTCATTGATCAAAATAGAGATTCCAGAGGTAAGGATTTGAAAACCAAGGCGTTTGAATTGGCTGAAACCAGGTGGTGGGAGAGAAGAGAAGCAGTGCAAGCcgaggaagaagaattggagGAGAGTGGTGTTGAGCAagtcattgaaaaagacTTCTCTAAAGctacaaaaagaagatag